Proteins encoded within one genomic window of Synechococcus sp. PCC 7335:
- the solA gene encoding N-methyl-L-tryptophan oxidase — MAYRLSTRCFIVRSERASSALKSHFDYIVLGCGGIGSAALYWLSKRAGTSVLGIEQFSLFHPNGGSQDYSRIIRLAYHQEKYARLTPYAYKAWDTIAKESGVAPVTKTGGVQIAYKDRPYRQIVEDYAIAMDAAGIEYERWDNVQLRDRFPQFQPQGEIVALYQSQTGIVDPARGNAVHISLARSTGATVLENCPVISLQPGDSGEGVLVKTEQGAFTCDRLVVAAGAWTSKLLESVGMQLPLKVTQEQVSYYSTLNLKAFSIGEFPVFQWKDDFSYYGFPVYGEVATKAAIDASGHTVTTKTRDFMPNPQREQQLRDFLTTQIPGFTGPTLYSKTCLYAMPPDRDFILDALPKYPQIFAAVGAGHAYKFASLLGKILSELAIDGVSQHNISPFSFNRPALVEQDFVPSLRV; from the coding sequence ATGGCTTACCGACTCTCTACTCGGTGCTTTATCGTTCGTTCTGAAAGAGCGAGTTCTGCTTTGAAATCCCATTTTGACTACATTGTTTTGGGCTGTGGTGGTATTGGTAGCGCGGCACTCTATTGGCTCTCTAAAAGAGCGGGCACATCAGTTCTAGGCATTGAGCAGTTTTCTTTGTTTCATCCAAATGGAGGATCTCAGGACTATTCACGGATCATTCGACTGGCCTACCACCAAGAAAAGTATGCCCGGCTAACACCCTATGCGTACAAGGCCTGGGACACGATTGCGAAAGAATCAGGCGTGGCGCCAGTGACTAAGACGGGCGGTGTGCAGATCGCCTACAAAGATCGGCCCTATCGTCAGATTGTCGAAGACTATGCCATTGCGATGGACGCTGCAGGTATTGAATACGAACGGTGGGATAACGTGCAGCTACGCGATCGCTTTCCTCAGTTCCAACCTCAGGGTGAAATCGTAGCCCTTTACCAGTCGCAGACAGGAATTGTCGATCCGGCTCGGGGTAATGCTGTTCATATTTCTCTGGCACGTAGCACCGGCGCAACTGTTTTAGAGAATTGTCCAGTGATTAGCCTTCAGCCTGGGGATTCTGGAGAGGGCGTGCTGGTAAAAACAGAACAAGGGGCTTTTACCTGTGATCGCCTTGTTGTTGCTGCCGGAGCTTGGACGAGTAAACTGTTGGAGTCGGTAGGCATGCAGCTACCGCTAAAAGTGACTCAAGAGCAGGTTAGCTACTATTCCACGCTCAATCTAAAAGCGTTCTCGATAGGAGAGTTTCCGGTTTTTCAATGGAAAGATGACTTTAGCTACTATGGTTTTCCAGTCTACGGCGAGGTGGCTACCAAGGCTGCCATCGATGCTTCCGGGCATACCGTCACGACTAAAACCCGAGACTTTATGCCCAATCCTCAAAGGGAACAGCAGCTCAGAGACTTTCTAACAACTCAAATCCCAGGCTTTACAGGGCCAACCCTCTATAGCAAAACCTGTCTGTATGCCATGCCACCCGATCGAGACTTTATTCTCGACGCGCTGCCTAAGTATCCTCAAATCTTTGCGGCAGTTGGTGCTGGGCATGCCTACAAGTTTGCTAGTCTGCTGGGTAAAATCTTGAGCGAACTAGCGATTGATGGTGTTTCTCAGCACAATATCTCTCCATTTAGCTTCAATCGTCCTGCGCTAGTTGAGCAAGACTTTGTTCCTTCGCTGCGGGTGTAA
- a CDS encoding SRPBCC family protein has product MNRLPSILSSYQSGMTLPQVFYTDEEVFAAEMRNIFQTQWLFVGHSCEVREPGDYFTVSIGTESLIIIRESRDTLKAYFNLCRHRGSRLTNETKGCARSLVCPYHGWTYGLDGHLKAARFMGDNFEPKDYPLYCAQLRELCGLVFICLSFKPPDFEAALKAIAPQLSPHRLEKAKVAGRDRYVVNANWKTILENNRECYHCQVAHPEFISANYDAGLPGDNRGSNSRFQQELAKAYQFWKSMGLNPHEVSFPNGAWFRVSRFPLKDGFVTESLDGQLTAPLMGDLPSEQVGSLRLIGLPNFWAHANADYTMTTRVIPINAHQTQIEVAFLVDEDAIEGIDYELEKVVAIWQATSEQDWMLCENNYAGICSSVYQPGQLSPIIESSVVSFLDWYIRKLQSNREAFGLPLQETSRDIDAKESRSAMQPVALNSSVQIEALNGIS; this is encoded by the coding sequence ATGAACAGACTCCCTTCGATACTCAGCAGCTATCAGTCTGGAATGACACTTCCTCAGGTTTTTTATACAGACGAAGAGGTCTTTGCTGCTGAAATGAGGAACATTTTTCAAACGCAGTGGCTGTTTGTAGGGCATAGCTGCGAGGTGCGAGAGCCGGGAGATTATTTCACGGTTTCGATTGGCACTGAGTCCTTAATCATTATCCGCGAGAGCCGAGACACCTTAAAGGCCTACTTTAATCTCTGCCGTCATCGAGGCTCAAGGCTAACGAACGAAACCAAGGGCTGCGCGCGATCGCTAGTCTGTCCTTACCATGGTTGGACTTATGGCTTAGACGGTCATCTTAAGGCGGCTCGGTTTATGGGAGACAACTTTGAGCCAAAAGATTATCCTTTATACTGCGCTCAGCTACGAGAACTCTGCGGCCTTGTGTTTATCTGTTTGTCCTTTAAGCCACCAGATTTTGAGGCTGCGCTCAAGGCGATCGCTCCTCAACTTTCGCCGCATCGACTAGAGAAAGCAAAAGTAGCTGGACGCGATCGCTACGTCGTAAATGCCAACTGGAAAACAATTCTCGAGAACAACCGAGAGTGCTACCACTGCCAAGTCGCACATCCTGAGTTCATCAGCGCGAACTATGATGCCGGGCTGCCGGGTGATAATCGTGGGAGTAACAGCCGCTTCCAACAAGAACTGGCCAAGGCTTATCAATTCTGGAAGTCAATGGGTCTAAACCCTCACGAGGTGAGTTTTCCAAACGGCGCTTGGTTTCGAGTTTCTCGCTTTCCGCTTAAAGATGGGTTTGTGACTGAGAGCCTGGACGGACAGCTTACTGCACCTCTGATGGGTGATTTACCGAGCGAACAGGTTGGTAGTTTGCGACTAATAGGACTACCTAACTTTTGGGCCCATGCGAATGCTGACTACACGATGACCACTCGGGTGATACCTATCAACGCCCATCAAACCCAGATAGAAGTTGCTTTTTTAGTAGACGAAGATGCTATCGAAGGCATCGACTATGAACTTGAAAAGGTTGTGGCTATTTGGCAGGCAACTAGCGAACAAGACTGGATGCTTTGCGAAAATAACTATGCGGGCATCTGTTCTTCTGTCTATCAACCAGGACAGCTCTCCCCGATAATAGAATCTTCTGTTGTCTCTTTTCTTGATTGGTATATTCGCAAGCTTCAGTCAAATCGCGAAGCTTTCGGTCTACCTTTGCAGGAGACTTCCCGTGATATTGACGCCAAAGAATCTCGCTCAGCCATGCAACCGGTAGCTCTTAACAGCAGCGTTCAAATTGAAGCCTTGAACGGCATCTCTTAA